From Veillonella dispar, one genomic window encodes:
- the ileS gene encoding isoleucine--tRNA ligase, whose translation MDYGKTLHLPETEFPMRGNLPKREPEILKFWEDNKIYEKRLELRKDAKPFILHDGPPYANGKLHIGHALNKTLKDIIMKYKTMTGHYTRYIPGWDTHGLPIEHAVIKNTGLNRHEMAPLDLRNKCKEYALECVETQKQDFIRFGVLGEWERPYLTLRPEFEVKQLGIFGEMAKRGHIYKGLKTVYWCTHCETALAEAEIEYAEKKSFSIYVKFPYVSEKKVTLPAGVDPKQAFAVIWTTTPWTMPANVAISVNPELEYGWVKVGDEYYLMATELVDAAMKDIGIEDYEIVNRFSGADLELAEFKHPFVERTSTVLCGDHVTLEAGTGCVHTAPAHGEDDFNIVMRYNKEGKTELPIVSLVNETGNYTKQVDDNRYGDTEFPLAGVEIHDAEVPVIKILAHNNALLHKSSLRHQYAHCWRCKNPVIYRATEQWFSSVDGYRQQALDAIDNQVQWIPKWGHDRIFNMVRDRGDWVISRQRIWGVPIPIYYCESCGEHIINDDTIKALQEKVAVEGSDAWWAHSAKELLPEGFKCPHCGHDEFKKETDIMDVWFDSGSSWAGVLEVNGLDVPCAMYLEGSDQHRGWFNSSLLTAVATTGKAPYNSVLTHGFVVDGEGRKMSKSVGNTVAPSDIIDVYGADVMRLWVSSADYQADVRLSKDIVKQLSEVYRKIRNTFRFLLGNLDDFNPNTDKVAYADMSEFDKWALLRLEEVRQKVTEAYENYEFHMLYHAIHNFCTVDLSSIYLDVMKDTMYAESKNNVARRSAQTAMYEILKTLVAMVSPVLSFTAEEVWKYMPKEDGMPESVMLQDWPQGHPEHFNQELADKWNQLLDLRTSVQKALELARQNKTIGHPLDASVTVYAEGAAFDALNALGEDGLAKLVIVSEAHIVNGAAPAEAVKDEETGVATVVAPSELEKCERCWIHRDTVGQDSEHPTLCHRCAEVVKSL comes from the coding sequence ATGGATTACGGTAAGACGTTACATTTGCCTGAAACAGAATTCCCAATGCGCGGCAATTTGCCTAAGCGCGAACCAGAAATCTTAAAATTCTGGGAAGATAACAAAATTTACGAAAAACGTTTGGAATTGCGTAAAGACGCAAAACCTTTCATCTTGCATGATGGCCCTCCATACGCAAATGGTAAATTGCACATCGGTCATGCCCTCAACAAAACGTTGAAGGACATCATCATGAAATACAAAACAATGACTGGTCATTATACTCGCTATATCCCTGGTTGGGATACGCACGGTTTGCCAATCGAGCATGCGGTTATCAAAAATACTGGTCTTAACCGTCATGAAATGGCGCCTCTTGATTTGCGCAATAAATGTAAGGAATATGCATTAGAATGCGTAGAAACTCAAAAACAAGACTTCATTCGCTTTGGTGTATTAGGCGAATGGGAACGCCCTTATTTGACATTGCGCCCTGAGTTCGAAGTAAAACAACTTGGTATCTTCGGCGAAATGGCAAAACGCGGCCACATCTATAAAGGTCTTAAAACTGTATACTGGTGTACTCACTGCGAAACTGCATTGGCAGAGGCAGAAATCGAATACGCTGAGAAAAAATCTTTCTCCATCTACGTAAAATTCCCTTACGTATCTGAGAAAAAGGTAACATTGCCAGCTGGCGTAGATCCAAAACAAGCATTTGCTGTTATCTGGACAACTACTCCTTGGACAATGCCTGCCAACGTAGCAATCTCCGTTAACCCTGAGCTTGAATATGGCTGGGTAAAAGTAGGCGACGAATACTACTTGATGGCCACTGAACTTGTTGATGCGGCTATGAAAGATATCGGTATCGAAGACTATGAAATCGTAAATCGCTTCTCTGGCGCAGACTTAGAATTGGCTGAGTTCAAACATCCATTCGTAGAACGTACATCCACTGTATTATGTGGCGATCATGTAACACTTGAAGCAGGTACTGGTTGCGTACATACAGCTCCTGCACACGGTGAAGACGACTTTAACATCGTTATGCGTTATAACAAGGAAGGTAAAACTGAACTTCCTATCGTATCCCTTGTTAACGAAACTGGTAACTACACTAAACAAGTAGACGACAACCGTTATGGCGATACTGAATTCCCATTGGCTGGCGTAGAAATCCACGATGCAGAAGTGCCTGTAATCAAAATCTTGGCGCACAACAATGCATTGCTTCACAAATCTAGCTTGCGTCACCAATATGCTCACTGCTGGCGTTGTAAAAACCCTGTTATCTACCGTGCTACAGAACAATGGTTCTCCTCTGTAGATGGTTACCGTCAACAAGCGCTTGATGCAATCGACAATCAAGTACAATGGATTCCTAAATGGGGCCATGACCGTATCTTTAACATGGTTCGCGACCGTGGTGACTGGGTAATTTCCCGTCAACGTATTTGGGGCGTGCCAATTCCTATTTACTATTGTGAAAGCTGCGGCGAGCACATCATCAACGATGATACTATCAAAGCATTACAAGAAAAAGTAGCTGTAGAAGGCTCTGATGCTTGGTGGGCTCACAGTGCAAAAGAATTGTTACCAGAAGGCTTCAAATGTCCTCATTGCGGTCATGATGAGTTCAAAAAAGAAACAGACATCATGGACGTATGGTTCGACTCTGGGTCCTCTTGGGCTGGCGTACTTGAAGTTAATGGCTTAGATGTACCATGTGCTATGTACCTTGAAGGTTCTGACCAACATCGCGGTTGGTTCAACTCTTCCTTGTTAACTGCAGTAGCAACAACAGGTAAAGCACCTTACAACTCCGTATTGACTCACGGCTTCGTTGTGGACGGCGAAGGTCGCAAAATGTCTAAATCTGTAGGTAATACAGTAGCTCCTAGCGATATCATCGACGTATACGGCGCTGACGTTATGCGTTTGTGGGTATCCTCCGCAGATTACCAAGCAGACGTACGTTTGTCCAAAGACATCGTAAAACAATTATCCGAAGTATACCGTAAGATCCGTAATACATTCCGCTTCTTATTAGGCAACTTGGATGACTTCAATCCAAACACTGACAAAGTGGCTTATGCAGATATGTCCGAATTCGATAAATGGGCATTGTTGCGCTTAGAAGAGGTACGTCAAAAGGTTACTGAAGCGTACGAAAACTATGAATTCCACATGTTGTACCATGCAATTCATAACTTCTGTACAGTAGACTTGAGCTCTATCTACCTTGATGTAATGAAAGATACTATGTATGCTGAAAGCAAAAACAACGTAGCTCGTCGTTCTGCTCAAACAGCTATGTACGAAATTTTGAAAACATTGGTAGCCATGGTATCTCCTGTACTTTCCTTCACAGCAGAAGAAGTTTGGAAATACATGCCTAAAGAAGATGGCATGCCTGAATCCGTTATGCTTCAAGATTGGCCACAAGGTCATCCTGAACACTTCAACCAAGAATTGGCTGATAAATGGAACCAATTGTTAGACTTGCGTACATCTGTACAAAAAGCATTGGAATTGGCTCGTCAAAACAAAACAATCGGTCATCCATTGGATGCATCCGTTACAGTATATGCTGAAGGTGCTGCATTCGATGCATTGAACGCTCTTGGTGAAGACGGCTTGGCTAAACTCGTTATCGTATCTGAAGCTCACATCGTAAATGGCGCTGCTCCAGCAGAGGCTGTAAAAGACGAAGAAACAGGCGTTGCAACAGTAGTTGCTCCATCTGAACTTGAAAAATGTGAACGCTGCTGGATTCACCGCGATACAGTAGGCCAAGATAGCGAACACCCTACACTTTGCCATCGTTGTGCAGAGGTTGTTAAATCCCTATAA
- a CDS encoding tetratricopeptide repeat protein, with the protein MAQYFTERLQKVFHMIFKSYNQEMAQEGLRQLELIVNNQHSPEQPNHRALRNDMTTSLENEIDTKEDALKIANDPEAREIADAYALLARIYAGPRFTWEESNFPENNMRTYQCLHDSIRRCSPIGTLQALRINGTITPTVEKDMLISFNDAFRIVYDYAEQGDAFCQYIIGNVFFWRDDDRISLARDMITPPRLSWAKRIQQSLQKGSIQERIGALQGTVSDETLQENATTLAKEWFNKALNNGLAMFQGNLRNIYIDEGDFDNARRVALTAAELGNPTMMLYTGLDCHEHGKFEDAFTWFTKGAALGQAESTAELADYYYHFYDTKELRRLIPYNPVKAIGLYRRAATKHFSDAGYAALQAAFGYIFHIGHLPLDWGLIADLTHMAATKERFMFSLPYIGYMRIHGLGVTKNIRFGVQSLTRVLDEEKRALEEEDRVLFYDITRALTRVALGYAYEKGYVTGKPDLDTAVAYYEESHQYILSHKANLDEELKDIPIDNEAEERLAAFEEIDGHWHYKEGFTESTSTVRPGHTEWPQHAARLSVNMDDFLWDTTLYDWQTIEHALESQEEMKLSFYNHFLSVPDKLRNIFNLDVKRMPRDSYQVRLHGYDPTEGQEIIYRALFKKEDAIHLLKDLYDNHQLPVFGDNWSIEKNEEKPTWHYVLDVDQQAFLLEEYDDANAMIQTALQGLKDKKYEQINVRTHDFIGPSYFIFRGNHANPFRVQLYLKESMRHSIDKDGKPLDTPGNTYLFEQQLGNEVSLNYWIQKTINTLEIPELDNWKKLSVPKALQ; encoded by the coding sequence ATGGCACAGTACTTTACGGAACGCCTACAAAAGGTCTTCCACATGATTTTCAAATCATACAATCAAGAAATGGCTCAAGAAGGTTTGCGCCAATTAGAACTGATTGTAAATAATCAGCACAGTCCTGAGCAGCCGAATCATCGGGCGCTAAGAAATGATATGACTACCTCTTTAGAAAATGAAATCGACACCAAAGAGGACGCATTAAAAATAGCCAATGATCCAGAGGCTCGAGAAATAGCTGATGCATATGCTTTATTGGCTCGTATCTACGCAGGTCCACGCTTTACGTGGGAGGAATCTAATTTCCCTGAAAATAACATGCGTACCTATCAATGCTTGCACGATAGCATTCGCCGCTGTAGTCCTATCGGTACCTTACAAGCATTGCGTATCAATGGAACCATTACACCTACGGTTGAAAAGGATATGTTAATATCCTTTAATGATGCATTTCGTATCGTTTACGACTACGCTGAACAAGGCGATGCCTTTTGCCAATACATTATAGGTAATGTCTTTTTCTGGCGCGATGATGATCGCATTAGCTTAGCTCGGGATATGATTACACCGCCCCGCCTAAGCTGGGCAAAACGGATTCAACAAAGCTTACAAAAAGGTTCTATACAAGAACGTATTGGAGCCTTACAAGGCACAGTCTCAGACGAAACATTGCAAGAAAATGCTACTACATTAGCCAAAGAATGGTTTAACAAGGCCCTCAACAATGGACTTGCCATGTTCCAAGGCAATTTACGTAACATCTATATCGACGAAGGCGATTTTGATAATGCGCGCCGTGTCGCACTAACGGCTGCTGAGCTAGGTAATCCAACTATGATGCTCTACACTGGCCTAGACTGTCATGAACATGGAAAATTTGAGGATGCTTTCACATGGTTCACGAAAGGTGCCGCCTTGGGCCAAGCTGAAAGCACCGCTGAATTAGCAGATTATTACTATCACTTTTATGATACGAAAGAGCTACGCCGCCTAATTCCGTATAATCCTGTAAAAGCAATCGGCCTCTACCGTCGCGCAGCTACTAAGCATTTTAGCGACGCCGGCTATGCTGCATTGCAAGCTGCCTTTGGCTATATCTTTCACATTGGTCACCTACCTCTCGACTGGGGTCTCATTGCAGACTTAACACACATGGCAGCCACTAAAGAGCGTTTTATGTTCTCCTTACCATATATTGGTTACATGAGAATCCATGGCTTAGGGGTAACGAAAAATATACGTTTCGGTGTACAATCTTTAACACGTGTACTAGATGAGGAAAAGCGCGCATTAGAAGAGGAGGATCGTGTTCTCTTCTATGATATTACACGAGCTTTAACGCGAGTTGCCTTAGGGTATGCCTATGAAAAAGGCTATGTTACAGGAAAACCTGATTTGGATACCGCTGTAGCCTATTACGAAGAGTCTCATCAATATATACTATCTCATAAGGCAAACCTTGATGAAGAGCTGAAGGATATCCCTATCGATAATGAAGCAGAAGAGCGCTTGGCAGCCTTCGAAGAAATAGATGGCCATTGGCACTATAAAGAGGGCTTTACAGAGTCTACCTCCACAGTACGCCCTGGTCATACGGAATGGCCGCAACATGCAGCCCGCTTATCTGTAAACATGGATGACTTCTTATGGGACACTACCTTATATGATTGGCAAACCATCGAGCATGCTTTAGAATCACAAGAAGAAATGAAACTGAGCTTTTACAATCATTTTCTATCCGTTCCAGATAAATTACGCAACATCTTTAATCTAGATGTAAAGCGCATGCCAAGAGATTCATACCAAGTACGATTACATGGATATGACCCTACAGAAGGTCAAGAGATTATCTATCGAGCGCTATTCAAGAAAGAGGATGCTATACATCTGTTAAAAGACCTCTATGATAATCATCAATTACCTGTATTTGGTGATAACTGGTCTATTGAAAAAAATGAAGAAAAACCAACTTGGCACTATGTACTCGACGTAGATCAACAAGCTTTCTTGCTTGAAGAATACGACGATGCAAATGCCATGATACAAACCGCATTACAAGGCTTAAAAGACAAAAAGTACGAACAAATTAATGTCCGTACCCATGACTTTATCGGCCCTTCCTATTTTATTTTCAGAGGCAATCACGCCAATCCTTTTAGAGTGCAACTCTATCTGAAAGAATCCATGCGCCACTCCATCGACAAGGATGGTAAACCTCTCGATACACCAGGCAATACCTATTTATTTGAACAACAGTTAGGTAACGAAGTATCCTTAAACTACTGGATTCAAAAAACAATCAACACCTTGGAGATACCTGAATTAGATAACTGGAAAAAACTCAGCGTACCAAAGGCATTACAATAA
- a CDS encoding inverse autotransporter beta domain-containing protein has product MKNKLVFRAMVLGAVACAFSAIGFAADVQNGHGQGIADSTTEVSGAKHEAVSSNWMDRTNIAVGIQSGGHSKLDKGHFLTDDQNTIYNKKSDYSNLTKAYIETLQPITHYDENSKSILFVQGRIGRGGEKIASKEMRGYLLPEVIINRYGQTSYTKINTDEKSSETLGIIGSVGIGYRRLSRNEHAYVGVNAFVDRAFTGNYNRISGGVEYVNGLNEVYANVYRGLGDKDLVKGGGGNPYPKRLYPNGYPDTFPYNTIPSENYNTYVGGGVLDGYEIGIVRSFKNARWARAYVNGYRWNGNGFSHKQEYNWGRPGHWSVPWFTSRNANHYKGIKIGAELQLTPHISLDIGYNNANNMSKGMYGTLKYTLGTSKFAFWGGKHSDDTITTARSKMLDKVRRQDMIVESFDNIEYDYLAPIDHL; this is encoded by the coding sequence ATGAAAAACAAGTTAGTATTTAGAGCCATGGTGTTAGGGGCTGTAGCATGTGCGTTTAGTGCGATAGGTTTTGCAGCAGATGTACAAAATGGGCATGGACAAGGTATTGCTGATTCTACTACAGAAGTGAGTGGGGCTAAACATGAAGCTGTAAGTTCGAATTGGATGGATCGTACGAATATCGCGGTAGGTATACAGTCCGGAGGTCACTCCAAATTAGATAAAGGTCATTTTTTAACGGATGATCAGAATACAATTTATAATAAGAAATCTGATTATAGCAATCTAACGAAAGCCTATATAGAAACATTGCAACCCATAACGCATTATGATGAGAACAGTAAAAGCATTCTGTTTGTACAGGGGCGCATTGGACGCGGTGGTGAGAAAATAGCGTCGAAAGAAATGCGTGGTTATCTTCTTCCTGAAGTAATAATCAATCGCTATGGACAAACTTCTTATACAAAAATAAATACGGATGAAAAATCATCCGAAACATTAGGGATTATTGGCTCTGTCGGTATTGGATATCGACGCCTTAGCCGAAATGAACATGCTTATGTAGGTGTTAACGCTTTTGTAGATCGTGCTTTCACAGGCAATTATAATCGTATCAGCGGTGGTGTAGAGTATGTGAATGGACTCAACGAAGTGTATGCCAATGTGTATCGAGGCCTTGGTGATAAAGATCTCGTAAAAGGTGGTGGCGGTAATCCATATCCTAAACGGTTATATCCTAATGGCTATCCAGATACATTCCCATATAATACCATTCCTAGTGAAAATTATAATACCTATGTAGGTGGTGGCGTGTTAGATGGCTATGAAATAGGGATTGTAAGATCCTTTAAAAATGCACGTTGGGCTCGTGCCTATGTAAATGGTTATCGTTGGAACGGCAATGGATTTAGCCATAAACAAGAATATAATTGGGGACGTCCAGGTCATTGGTCCGTGCCATGGTTTACTTCACGAAATGCTAATCATTATAAAGGCATTAAAATTGGTGCTGAATTACAGTTGACACCACATATATCTTTAGATATTGGGTATAACAATGCTAATAACATGTCGAAAGGTATGTATGGCACTCTTAAATATACATTAGGCACATCTAAATTTGCCTTCTGGGGTGGTAAGCATAGTGATGATACGATTACTACAGCTCGCTCTAAAATGCTAGATAAGGTACGTCGTCAAGACATGATTGTAGAGTCCTTTGATAACATTGAATATGATTATTTAGCGCCAATCGATCATCTATAA
- a CDS encoding DUF805 domain-containing protein, whose translation MASVNVYDLNYTDAFVLGIKSYANFKGRASRSEYWRFMAGMMMIQGTLEVVAILCKGVGLYNFESIIDTITLLVTLFFVLPNIAITTRRMHDIGRSGWTQLISFIPIIGFFIFLTYELKRGDEGENGYGERTAYIPITASVSESTGLEETPSRKQDWIMGITIFILQSIVFGDTIGDILWYGINANGYI comes from the coding sequence ATGGCATCAGTAAATGTATATGATTTGAACTATACCGATGCCTTCGTGCTAGGCATCAAAAGCTACGCCAATTTTAAAGGTCGTGCGAGCCGTAGTGAATACTGGCGATTCATGGCTGGAATGATGATGATTCAAGGTACCTTGGAAGTCGTAGCTATTCTTTGTAAAGGTGTTGGACTCTATAATTTTGAGTCCATTATTGATACGATCACGTTATTAGTAACGCTATTTTTCGTGCTTCCTAATATCGCCATCACAACGCGACGCATGCATGATATTGGCCGCAGCGGCTGGACTCAGCTGATATCCTTTATTCCTATTATAGGGTTCTTTATATTCTTAACCTACGAATTGAAACGTGGCGATGAAGGAGAGAATGGTTACGGTGAAAGAACTGCCTATATTCCTATTACTGCTAGCGTAAGTGAATCTACAGGGCTTGAAGAAACGCCATCTAGAAAACAAGACTGGATTATGGGCATCACTATATTTATTCTTCAATCCATCGTATTTGGTGATACCATCGGTGATATATTATGGTATGGTATTAACGCTAATGGCTATATATAG
- a CDS encoding basic amino acid ABC transporter substrate-binding protein has translation MFKFKKLTAIALVAVAAMGLLAGCGNDKPKMTQQEGVLRVGSETTFPPFEFTEGDKYVGFDVDLSEAIAKKLGLKMEFKSMGFDALIPAVQSGDIDMIAAGINATPEREKALDFSDVYFDQGGFITVVRKDNTTIHNMDELAGHTVGAQIGTIPVEMAQKIPNTTVKQIDSNANIFMELKAGTIDGAIIDNAVAMYYLKQGADQDLKLVGEPTKAEGTVLGVKKGNKALQEAVNKALKELKEDGTYQKIYDKWFGDYNKK, from the coding sequence ATGTTTAAGTTCAAAAAATTGACAGCCATCGCCCTCGTAGCGGTAGCAGCAATGGGTTTATTGGCTGGTTGTGGCAATGACAAACCAAAAATGACACAACAAGAAGGTGTATTGCGTGTAGGTTCTGAAACTACATTCCCACCATTCGAATTCACTGAAGGCGACAAATACGTTGGTTTCGACGTTGATTTGTCCGAAGCAATTGCGAAAAAATTAGGTTTAAAAATGGAATTCAAATCCATGGGCTTCGATGCTTTGATTCCAGCAGTTCAATCTGGCGATATCGATATGATCGCAGCAGGTATCAACGCTACACCTGAACGTGAAAAAGCATTGGACTTCTCCGATGTATACTTCGACCAAGGTGGTTTCATCACAGTTGTTCGTAAAGACAACACAACAATCCACAACATGGATGAATTAGCAGGTCATACTGTAGGTGCTCAAATCGGTACAATCCCTGTTGAAATGGCTCAAAAAATCCCTAATACAACAGTAAAACAAATCGATTCCAATGCTAATATCTTCATGGAATTGAAAGCTGGCACAATCGACGGTGCTATCATCGATAACGCAGTGGCTATGTACTACCTCAAACAAGGTGCTGATCAAGACCTTAAACTCGTAGGCGAACCTACTAAAGCTGAAGGTACAGTTCTTGGCGTGAAAAAAGGCAACAAAGCTTTACAAGAAGCTGTTAACAAAGCTCTTAAAGAACTTAAAGAAGACGGCACTTACCAAAAAATCTACGACAAATGGTTCGGCGATTACAACAAAAAATAA
- a CDS encoding inverse autotransporter beta domain-containing protein — protein MRKNVIIKALVLGFIGCAFTITGMAANGHGQGYADSTTEVNGTKHEAVRSNWMDRTDITVGAQSKVGAQVSVETLQPLTHYDENSKSVLFVQGGIGKGGQEDKASYFSGGNGGFWYPYNPITKKGEQRYRPEEHHDTKSLGTVANVGLGYRVLSKHEHAYVGVNTFYDHSFSKKYNRISGGLEYVSGLNEVRANIYKGLNSTKSEPYNVPLYEGYFEFLLDGGPAGYTVYKSQKALSGYDVSYARTFKNARWARAYVGAYHWNGLGVKTHGEGPALALNVGKSHGWQAGTTLQLTPHVSLDVGYTSDNNHSSGAYGFVKYTLGTSKFAWHGGKHSDDIITNARARMLDKVDRSPMRVGNTYEEFWMVVPYDHL, from the coding sequence ATGAGAAAAAATGTAATCATTAAGGCGTTAGTTTTAGGATTTATAGGATGTGCTTTCACTATTACAGGAATGGCAGCCAATGGGCATGGGCAAGGTTACGCAGATTCTACTACAGAAGTGAATGGGACAAAGCATGAAGCAGTTCGTTCAAATTGGATGGATCGCACAGATATTACTGTAGGGGCTCAATCTAAGGTGGGAGCTCAAGTTTCTGTAGAAACATTACAACCCTTGACCCATTATGATGAAAACTCTAAATCAGTGCTCTTTGTACAAGGCGGCATCGGTAAAGGTGGACAAGAAGATAAGGCTAGTTATTTCTCTGGTGGTAATGGAGGATTTTGGTATCCGTACAATCCAATTACAAAAAAAGGTGAACAACGATATAGACCTGAGGAACATCATGATACTAAGTCATTGGGGACTGTTGCCAATGTTGGGTTAGGCTATCGTGTTCTCAGTAAGCATGAACATGCGTATGTAGGCGTTAATACGTTCTATGACCATTCTTTCTCGAAAAAATATAACCGTATCAGCGGCGGTTTGGAATATGTATCTGGCCTTAATGAAGTTCGCGCTAATATCTATAAGGGGTTAAATAGTACAAAATCTGAACCTTATAATGTACCTTTATATGAAGGTTATTTTGAATTCTTGTTAGATGGTGGCCCTGCAGGCTATACAGTTTACAAATCTCAAAAAGCATTGTCCGGATATGATGTAAGCTATGCACGCACCTTTAAAAATGCTCGATGGGCACGTGCTTATGTAGGAGCTTATCATTGGAATGGTTTAGGTGTTAAAACTCATGGTGAAGGACCAGCCTTAGCTCTTAATGTTGGTAAAAGCCACGGCTGGCAAGCTGGTACTACATTGCAACTTACACCACATGTTTCTCTAGATGTAGGGTATACATCAGATAATAATCATTCTAGTGGGGCCTATGGCTTTGTTAAATACACATTGGGTACATCTAAATTTGCTTGGCATGGTGGTAAGCACAGTGATGATATTATTACCAATGCACGGGCTAGAATGTTAGATAAAGTAGACCGTAGTCCAATGCGAGTAGGTAATACCTATGAAGAATTCTGGATGGTAGTACCTTATGATCACTTATAA
- a CDS encoding DUF805 domain-containing protein, whose protein sequence is MRPCPYCGHEVLKSERYCPNCGRIRKAPISLDKYSLGMIENFKQCFVYKYADFEGRASRSEYWNFFLMYQLLFVAILFTCAFLSYISPLSSAVGVGFGLVILVLMSVVMVIPGVAVAVRRLHDQGRSGGLVFIGVVPVIGTILLLVLMALPGESHDNRFGSPTGRVVLTKQMAHEIGLIDATPTTGLTAGLLCAIFVLWFLVDRLLMTSAM, encoded by the coding sequence ATGAGACCTTGTCCATATTGTGGACATGAGGTGTTAAAAAGTGAACGATACTGTCCAAACTGTGGACGTATCCGCAAAGCACCCATTTCGTTAGATAAGTATAGTCTAGGAATGATTGAAAACTTTAAACAATGCTTTGTTTATAAATACGCTGACTTTGAAGGGCGTGCCAGCCGTAGTGAATATTGGAATTTCTTTTTGATGTATCAATTGCTATTTGTAGCCATTCTATTCACCTGTGCGTTCTTGAGTTATATTAGTCCGCTCTCTAGTGCCGTTGGCGTAGGCTTCGGGCTAGTTATTCTTGTACTTATGTCCGTTGTTATGGTGATTCCTGGCGTAGCTGTTGCAGTACGACGCTTGCACGATCAAGGCCGTTCTGGCGGTCTTGTGTTTATTGGTGTTGTTCCTGTCATTGGTACAATTTTATTGTTAGTGTTGATGGCTCTTCCTGGTGAAAGCCACGACAATCGATTCGGTTCACCAACAGGCCGTGTTGTTCTAACAAAACAAATGGCCCATGAAATTGGTTTAATAGATGCGACACCTACCACAGGCCTTACGGCAGGACTACTATGTGCCATCTTTGTGCTATGGTTCCTAGTAGATCGATTGCTAATGACTAGTGCAATGTAA
- a CDS encoding inverse autotransporter beta domain-containing protein — MSKTLMIKVMVLGAVACAFSATGFAADVQNGHGQGIADSTTEVNEAKHEAVRSNWMDRTDIVVGVGMKDSKEMHTQHHTVFTVPRHDLHTVTSKNSKSTEINKLYIETLQPITHYDENAKSVVFVQGRIGRSGEKISSYKLDGYLEPARPAGTFIRHDKQTDTKESLGMNANVGIGYRRLSKGEHAYVGVNAFYDHVFKGGYKRVSGGVEYVAGLNEFHANLYRNLGTDDRKYIGLHGRSVVLGDPTGLYPYGMDPDQSLYNYGIAAYENHWMLSEKVAASGFDVGYSRTFKNARWARVYADYYNWRGREAVRVGYYKLNKRDAIKGFKVGAEFHITPHFTLDAGYQTASHHLSGPYATLKYTIGTSKFAWRGGKHSESAITTARSKMLDKVHRSDMVVQETVVETYEQQFVDVGL; from the coding sequence ATGAGCAAGACATTAATGATAAAAGTAATGGTTTTAGGTGCTGTAGCATGTGCGTTTAGTGCTACAGGTTTTGCAGCAGATGTTCAAAATGGGCATGGACAAGGTATTGCAGATTCTACTACAGAAGTGAATGAGGCTAAACATGAAGCTGTTCGTTCTAATTGGATGGATCGCACAGATATCGTAGTTGGCGTTGGTATGAAAGATTCGAAAGAGATGCATACCCAGCACCATACTGTTTTTACAGTACCGAGACATGATCTACATACTGTAACTTCGAAAAATTCAAAATCTACTGAAATCAATAAATTGTATATTGAGACCTTGCAACCTATAACCCATTATGATGAAAATGCTAAAAGCGTTGTCTTTGTACAAGGTCGTATTGGGCGCAGTGGAGAAAAAATTTCATCTTATAAATTAGATGGTTATTTGGAGCCAGCCAGACCTGCAGGGACGTTTATAAGACATGATAAACAAACAGATACGAAAGAATCATTAGGAATGAATGCTAATGTTGGCATTGGCTATCGTCGTCTTAGCAAAGGTGAACATGCTTATGTTGGTGTTAATGCATTCTATGACCATGTGTTTAAAGGTGGCTATAAGCGTGTTAGTGGCGGTGTAGAATATGTGGCAGGCCTTAATGAATTTCATGCTAATCTGTACCGAAATCTAGGGACTGATGATAGAAAATATATAGGTCTCCATGGCCGTAGTGTTGTATTGGGCGATCCTACAGGATTGTATCCATATGGTATGGATCCTGATCAAAGTCTTTATAATTATGGTATAGCTGCTTATGAAAATCATTGGATGCTATCAGAAAAGGTTGCTGCCAGTGGATTTGATGTAGGATACTCACGAACTTTCAAAAATGCTCGATGGGCTCGTGTCTATGCAGACTATTATAATTGGCGTGGTAGAGAGGCTGTAAGAGTAGGCTATTATAAATTAAATAAGCGCGATGCTATTAAAGGGTTTAAAGTGGGTGCAGAATTCCATATTACACCACATTTTACTCTTGATGCGGGTTACCAAACGGCATCTCATCATTTGAGTGGTCCTTATGCGACCTTGAAATATACCATCGGTACATCCAAGTTTGCTTGGCGTGGTGGTAAACATAGTGAAAGCGCGATTACAACGGCTCGTTCAAAGATGCTTGATAAGGTACATCGCAGTGATATGGTTGTACAAGAGACTGTAGTAGAAACTTATGAACAGCAGTTTGTCGATGTTGGTTTATAG